The Fodinibius saliphilus genomic interval CAAAGCTCGCAAGATAAACCAAAAAAATACCTCCGGTGGCAGCTACCACCCCCATCCTGAATCGCTTTGTCACCTGTATAACCCCCGAACGATAGGCCATCAACATAGCTGCAAAAACACCTAACGTCAGCAGTACAGCATTAAAAACAATGCCCCCATAAGCTTGCGAATACATCACAGAAACCGCACCCAGAAATAGCCCTTCCAACGCTGCATAAATCGGGGCTGTTATTGGCGACCACTCTTTTTTAAAAATAGTGACCATGGCCACTATAAAGCCCCCTATAGCTCCGCCCCACATAAATATCGATGTAGGCGTAAACCAGCTAATAGAAGCACCTATTAACAGAATTAGAAAGAGAATACCTGTCTTATTTACTGTGCCTTCCAGGGTCATTCGTTGTTCGGCAGGTCGAGTTTGTCCTACCTCTTGAAAGGTCTTCTCACTTATTGTTGGGTTTCCAGAAATCATACAATATTATTCTTTTTAAAATTTTGAAGATAAATATACCGTCTTCACAGAAGGATTAACAGAATTTTTTATTAAAAAAAATCCAATTAATCTGTAACAATCTTTTTTTTCGCTCGTAATAAGAATCGGAAGAGCAACAATTTGGATGCTTCTATAGCTCCAAATGCCCTAAAGAAAAAGCTCCCAACTTTGAACGGTTGGGAGCTTTTATTATTTATACCCAAAACTGCTTTTTGCCAACAAAAGTTTCCTTTTGATAATTAAAAAGTTGGATTAAAACGGATCCATAAAACAGGAGCTTTGCTCGTGTGGTTGAGATCCCAAGCCAACTCAGCACGTACCAAACTCGATCCTATCCCAATACCTCCATTGTGCATCAATTCTGAGATAGCAAAATCACTAAAACCACTAATTGGACTCTTGGAATCTACAAGCTCCGGGTTGTAATTAATCCATCCGGAATCCAAAAATAAACTCAAATAAAAATCATCAAAATCGATCCATTCTTTAGAATTAAAGTCCGGTTCCCCAAAATGAATTTCAAAATTACTTAAAACCATTTCATTGCCTGCTCCCATAGATTTGTAGGGCAACGCACGCATAGTACCAATACCGCCCAGGTATAATTGTTTAAAACGAGGTGCCTTCCCATTTATCCCAGATACTCTTAACCGATGCTTAATAATACTTCCTGGTTCAAAGTTGAGATACGATATCAGTTCTCCGGTAAACTTTGTATAATCGAATTCTGATGAACCATAACTGGGATCAGTATATTCACTCATTCCATTAAAAGAGAGGGTGAAATGACGTGTTAACAGCAGCTGTTTAGGATTAAATGACGCCGAGACATAAATACTTGATAGGTTAACTCTATCTACCGCTCCACCGTTCTGCATATCCACCGGTGGGTTGTCTCGGTATCGTCCATCTGCTCCAAAAAGTGCCCATCCCGTTTCTTTATTAATGCTATTATATTGATCATCAGCATAAGCAATACCTCCTTCAAAATATTGCCTTGATCGTGCCAATAGGTAGGCACCCCACCCCTGTTGCTTATAATAGTCCAAATAATCGTAGCCTGCAGCAAAAGAGGTTAGCGATGTTTCATTAAGACCTACTCTCCAGCTGTCATTGGTTGTAGTAGCATTATGGTATTCCCCTCCAATGATAATATACTCTCGTCTG includes:
- a CDS encoding Bax inhibitor-1/YccA family protein — translated: MISGNPTISEKTFQEVGQTRPAEQRMTLEGTVNKTGILFLILLIGASISWFTPTSIFMWGGAIGGFIVAMVTIFKKEWSPITAPIYAALEGLFLGAVSVMYSQAYGGIVFNAVLLTLGVFAAMLMAYRSGVIQVTKRFRMGVVAATGGIFLVYLASFVLSFFGINISLIHGSGLMGIGFSLIIVGVAALNLVLDFDMIEKGVQAEAPKYFEWYASFGLMITLVWLYIEMLRLLSKLQER